The Eurosta solidaginis isolate ZX-2024a chromosome 4, ASM4086904v1, whole genome shotgun sequence genome includes a window with the following:
- the Traf-like gene encoding TNF receptor-associated factor 3, whose translation MASNGNGFSRNSSSSQLSNGSTTVLKYEKSSCLFCNEWFDSQTFTEHLIHCGQVLEQCPNGCNAFMPRIRMRTHLKECPRSKAQQSHSNSLERLDQFVDNRVTQIEKDLSALRSVLNEEIGQRLHLITDVGNLRKYNQVLEDWKQDADDNVNNIKSLLSEEIVQRQYEVSEAYKDNVANYETIKKTKTDLQNEINALEENIKQISMEVVEHVNHLNDNTMKLEDLILENEKKNLNKFIEIEDFLNAINNDLKTNSKQANLDLEVKSMKNIVCETEERCEKLEIIVNQINTKLHQTMQTVADLENHLATQQRLGSLQNTRGHLVWRIKDYSKKLEDAKHYDTILHSAMFSNKPYGYALRLDILPNGKGTWKGRNLIACLNVIAGEYDALLPWPCRLQADIIIRDQHCSSEDAQDYVKTILVRKKNDEFIQNNQYFHIPHKVIMSRNYLRNDCLYIEVRVLKNP comes from the exons GAGCATCTCATTCATTGCGGTCAAGTTCTTGAACAATGCCCTAATGGCTGCAATGCGTTTATGCCGCGTATACGCATGCGCACACATCTAAAAGAATGTCCACGCTCCAAAGCACAACAGTCGCATTCGAACAGCCTGGAACGACTCGACCAATTTGTGGACAATCGCGTGACACAAATTGAAAAAGATTTAAGCGCTTTGCGTTCGGTGCTCAACGAAGAAATTGGACAGCGTTTGCATTTGATTACGGATGTTGGAAATTTACGCAAATACAATCAAGTGTTGGAAGATTGGAAACAAGATGCGGATGATAATGTGAATAACATAAAATCATTGCTAAGTGAAGAGATTGTACAAAGGCAGTATGAAGTTAGTGAGGCATACAAAGATAATGTGGCAAATTATGAAACTATAAAG AAAACCAAAACCGATTTACAAAATGAAATTAATGCGTTGGAAGAAAATATCAAACAAATATCCATGGAGGTGGTTGAGCATGTAAACCATTTGAATGACAACACCATGAAATTGGAGGATCTCATTTTGGAAAATGAGAAGAAAAATCT taaCAAATTCATCGAAATCGAAGATTTTCTAAATGCCATAAATAATGACTTGAAAACGAATTCCAAGCAAGCAAACCTGGATCTGGAAGTGAAGAGCATGAAGAATATCGTTTGCGAAACAGAAGAGCGATGTGAAAAGTTAGAGATTATTGTAAATCAAATCAATACAAAACTGCATCAGACCATGCAAACAGTAGCGGATTTGGAAAATCATTTAGCTACACAACAAAGGCTTGGAAGCCTACAAAATACAAGAG GTCACTTAGTTTGGCGCATCAAAGATTATTCGAAAAAACTGGAGGATGCGAAGCATTATGACACTATTTTGCATAGCGCTATGTTTTCGAATAAACCATATGGATATGCATTGCGC CTTGACATTCTCCCAAATGGCAAGGGCACTTGGAAGGGTCGCAATTTGATTGCTTGCCTTAACGTCATCGCTGGCGAGTATGATGCTCTACTGCCTTGGCCGTGTCGTTTGCAAGCCGATATCATCATACGTGATCAACACTGCAGCAGCGAGGATGCACAAGATTATGTTAAAACAATTTTAGTACGCAAGAAAAATGATGAATTCATACAAAATAATCAATATTTTCATATACCGCATAAAGTCATAATGAGTCGCAATTATTTGCGAAATGATTGTCTGTACATAGAGGTTCGTGTGCTGAAGAATCCCTAG